From one Pseudopipra pipra isolate bDixPip1 chromosome 2, bDixPip1.hap1, whole genome shotgun sequence genomic stretch:
- the LOC135409684 gene encoding ankyrin repeat domain-containing protein 7-like translates to MAWVDLHSAAARGDLDQLRRHWWLKKFLVNRRNADKLTPLHLACINGHADVVRFLVGQNCKLNPGDKYKRSPLMLAVQHQHRDCVAVLLEHGANRAHRAATGNTALHFAVLMSDKSLVELLLEHGADIDVKNELGYTPLTLAITERCKGMIEFLLQKGADVNATDNHKRTPMEVAAILQDKDAVEVLLRNGGVINKEETGAFGVRAFERLFRDEL, encoded by the exons ATGGCCTGGGTCGACCTGCACAGCGCGGCCGCCCGCGGCGACCTGGACCAGCTGCGGCGGCACTGGTGGCTGAAGAAGTTCCTCGTCAACAGGCGCAACGCAGACAAGCT GACACCTCTGCATCTTGCTTGCATAAATGGCCATGCAGATGTTGTTCGTTTTCTAGTAGGCCAGAATTGCAAGCTAAATCCTGGTGACAAATATAAGAGATCACCACTGATGCTG GCAGTacagcaccagcacagagaTTGTGTGGCTGTTCTGCTGGAGCATGGTGCCAACCGTGCCCACAGAGCTGCTACTGGTAACACCGCCCTTCACTTTGCTGTTCTGATGTCTGACAAATCTCTAGTGGAGCTGTTACTAGAGCATGGCGCAGATATTGATGTTAAGAATGAA ctggGATACACTCCACTTACTCTTGCGATCACCGAGCGTTGCAAAGGGATGATCGAGTTCCTTCTTCAAAAAGGAGCTGACGTGAATGCTACAGATAATCATAAAAG GACCCCTATGGAAGTTGCTGCTATTCTTCAGGATAAGGATGCAGTAGAAGTTCTTCTTCGCAATGGCGGTGTTATCAATAAAGAAGAGACTGGAGCGTTTGGAGTTCGAGCTTTTGAAAGACTATTTCGAGATGAGTTGTAA
- the LOC135409466 gene encoding uncharacterized protein LOC135409466 produces MEDNDSPWDSEVPALEEAVRSRWINGFWAPFPLLLLLPHACTLDLDMPVLQTKCSTDSEGPEESVLLPAAVGKTLDARSVAVEHGKGIVPAAGAELKEYFDPSSKNKVPTLEAEGLQLRSDSSSLTGSQLDRQPLVRQLLEKPDEVLKKNSLAEPSLGALKTHSKDPKEEKPLMQEKLERSEAKEPKDHHMQKECFAASLKSAPKEKEITTSRNLQGLPPSCSVSLPAAIGQLRERIHCLEVEYARLEATVQQQAQTIAIIEKLRQAQKTCKCSIIHRGARPKLP; encoded by the exons ATGGAAGACAATGACTCCCCCTGGGATTCTGAGGTACCTGCTCTGGAGGAGGCAGTGAGGTCCCGCTGGATCAATGGCTTctgggctcctttccctttgctgctgcttttgccacACGCTTGCACCTTGGACCTGGACATGCCAGTGCTGCAGACCAAGTGTTCA ACTGATTCTGAAGGTCCAGAAGAAAGTGTGCtgcttcctgctgcagtgggcaAGACTTTGGATGCGCGCTCTGTTGCAGTGGAGCACGGCAAAG GTATcgtgccagcagcaggagcagagctgaaggaATATTTTGACCCTTCTTCTAAGAATAAG GTTCCTACACTAGAGGCAGAAGGTCTTCAGCTAAGATCTGATTCTTCAAGTCTAACAGGTTCTCAGCTGGACAGACAG CCATTggtcaggcagctgctggagaagcCTGATGAAGTTCTCAAAAAGAACTCCCTGGCAGAACCTTCACTTGGAGCTCTGAAGACCCACAGCAAGGACCCAAAGGAAGAGAAACCGCTGATGCAGGAGAAACTGGAGAGGTCTGAAGCTAAG GAACCAAAAGATCATCATATGCAGAAGGAATGTTTTGCTGCGTCATTGAAGAGTGCcccaaaggagaaggaaataacAACTTCCAGGAACCTGCAAGGCCTTCCTCCTTCATGCAGCGTGTCTTTACCTGCAGCTATCGGCCAGCTGCGAGAACGCATTCACTG TCTCGAAGTTGAGTACGCCAGGCTGGAAGCCACAGTCCAGCAACAAGCCCAAACAATTGCAATAATTGAGAAGCTCAGGCAAGCCCAAAAG ACATGCAAGTGCTCCATCATTCACAGAGGAGCGAGGCCCAAGCTGCCATAA